Within Sandaracinaceae bacterium, the genomic segment GATGTCGGGGAGCGGCGTCACGGACGCGAAGTTGTGTCCGTGCTTGTTCAGGTGATGGCGATGGTGCTTCAGCGTGAGGAAGTTCATCACGCGGAAGACCGGGTGCGGGAACGTCATGCCGGAGTGGATGACGATGTGGAGGGTCGAGTAGAGGAAGAAGACCGCCACGAACGCCGTCCAGTGGATCGGGCCCAGCGCCCAGGTCACGGCCATCAGGAGCAGCAGGCCGGCGAGCATCTCGACCGGCGAGAGGTAGAGGCTCTCGAGCGCGCTGGGCACGCGGACGCGGTGGTGGATCTCGTGCACCAGCGGCATCAGCTTCGGGTGATGCATCGTCCGGTGCATGAAGTAGTAGGCGAAGTCGTAGACGAAGAGCACGCCGAAGAACTGGAGCGCGATGAGCCACCACGGCGTGTCCGTCGCCTCACTGATCGTGAACGGCGCGAGGCCGTAGATCAGGACCACGGTCGAGCTGCTCGAGAGCAGCCCGATCACGCCCACCGTCCAGCGGTAGTTGGACTGGCTCACCCGCATCTCCATCGGCTTGCGGATGTGGAAACGCGCGAAGCGCGGCGAGCGGTACGCCCAGGAGAGGAAGATGAGGAGCACCGCGTCGACGAAGAGCGTGATGCCCACCGCGACGTGAAAGTGCAGGTTGTCCATCATGGGGATCTGCATCGTGTTCACCCGACCCCTGCCTACCGGATGCTCTGGGCGGAGCGCGCCGGCTCGAACAGCCGCGCGTAGCGTGTGCGGAGCGCCGCGTCGTCCTCGGCGAGCGTCATGCACTCGGCGATCAAGGCCTCGACCTCGCCGCGCGTGATCTTGACCGGCAGCTCCGGCTCGAACATCGCGTCGTTGCCCCGGCCGAGCGCGAGCGTGCGGCCCGCCATCCAGAGCGGCAAGAGACAGAAGAGCCGGATCTGGCGGTGCTCGGACGGGATGAGCAGCGAGTACTCGAGCGCCGCGTCGAGCCGCTCCTTCGCGAGGTCGAAGACGGGGGAGACCGCCGCGTGCGCGCGGTCGCGCACCTTCGGGTCGGCGAGCATCGCCACCGAGAAGCCCTGCCGCGAGCACTCCGTGCGCGGGATGAACGAGACCCCGCGGGCGAGGTCGTCGGTCACGTCCTTGAGGATGTTCGTCAGCTGCAGGCCCGTCGCGAAGCCCTCGGCGTGGTCGCGCAGGGCGATGGCGATCGCGCCCTCGGGGTCCTCGCCGATCGAGTCGACGAAGAGGTCCGTCAGCAGGTGCCCGACGGTGCCCGCGACGTAGTAGCAGTAGCGCTCGAGGTCGGGGATGGTGTGGAGCGCCGCGACGCCGTCCGCCTCGGGCTTGCGGTGCGTGTAGAGGCTCATGCCCCGCGCCATCTCGCAGACCCAGCGCGCGCACGCCTTCTTGGTGGCCTCGTCCTGGGCCTCGTAGACGCGCATCACGCGGGGCAGCTCGCGCGCGAGGCGGAGCTCGGCGTCGTCGCCCTCGATCTGCTCGAACGCGGCCGAGAACGGCGCCGGATCCGCGCCCTCCTCGAGCACCGCGCAGAGCCGCACGAAGAGCTCGTCCTTCACCTCGAAGGGCACCGCGATGTGGTCCTCGACCGTGTCGGCGATGCGGCAGAGGAGGTAGCCGAGGGAGACCGCCACCTCGAGCTTCGGGGGCAGCATCTCGATCGGCCGCGCGAAGGTGCGCGAGACCTCACCGAGGGCGCTCCGGCAGAACTTCCAGTCGGCCTTCAGCTCCGGACCGATCGGCGACTTGTCGCTGCCCTTCTTGCGGCGCCGCGCCCGCTTCTGGGGCCGCTCGGCGCGACGCACCTCGCACGCGGCGAGGGCCTCGACGACCTCGCGGGCCACGCGCCAGTCGGTCGGCTCGAGGGAGGCGAGCGCGCGGGCCGTGGACACGATGGCCTCGTTCGACGACACGCCGGCGGCGAGGAGCGCCCGCACCGCGCGGGCCGCCTCCACCGGGTCGCCGCTCGGGTCGAGCGCGGCCGAGAGCCAGCGGACGGCGCGACGCGTGGCCGGGTCCCCCGGGTGCACGCCCGCCGCGATCAGCGCCTCGAGCGCCCAGGCGGTGCGCGAGAGGTCGGCGCCGAAATCGCCGTCGTCGCCCTGCAGGCTCACGACCCAGTCCGCGGCGCGGTCGAGCGCGCGCTGCAGGTTCGCGTCGGTCGCGCCCCTGCGCATCACGGCGTCGAGCGCGCGGCACGCGAGCGAGGTCAGCTCGAGCTCCCCGGCCGCGCCGGGCGAGGAGGCGACGCCGTGCGTGCGCGCGAACCCGCCGCTCTCGGTCTGGCAGTCGAGCAGGGCGCGGACGCCCTCGTCGAGCTGGGGGATGGGCTGCTCGTCCCACGGCGCGCCGTCGAGCAACACGAGCAAGAGCTCCGCGAGGTGACGACAATGCGGCTCGCTGTCGAGCAGGCGCGGGAAGCCGTCGGTCGCGAGGCGACGGCGGCCGAGCGTCATGCGCGCCGCCATGCCGAGGCGCATCCGGGTCGCGGTGATCGCGCGGATGCACGAGAGCGCCGGGCCGGCGAGCGTCGCGTCGGGGACCTCGCCGAACTGCATCGCCAGCCGCTCGAGCTCACGCAGCAGGGTCGCCGAGCCTCGCTCGAGCGCGGGCGTCAGCGGTACGTCGAGCGCGGGCGACTTGCCGCCGTGCTGCTCGGGCGGCGCGACCGGCGCCGCGGTGGGGGTCAGCTTGGCGAGCTGCGGGATCGGGTGCGTCGTGCTGCTCTGCGCGCGCACGCTCGCGTCCAGCCCGCTCGGCACGACCAGCGCGGCCGGCCACTGCATCCACTCGCCGAAGCTCATCAGGCGCGACAGCGGCCGATCGCTCTCGAGCGTGCCGCCGATGGCGCGCGCGGCGATGCGCAGGAAGGCCGAGCCGAAGCTCCGCCGGCTCTGGTCGGTCCCCGCGAGGATGTCCATCGTGCGGCGGCGCTCGCGCGGCTCCTTGCGGAGGGTCTCGAACATCGCGCGGCGGATCGCGGTGGCGCTCGGGTCGTCGCGCCGGAAGCAGTGGTAGAGCGCGTTCGACAGCAGCTCCGGCACGTAGCTCCGGCGGGCCTTCGCGTAGTCCTCGAGGCTGTCGGTGTCGGCGAGGGCCTTCGCGTCGAGCAGCCCCAGCGTCATCCCGGTCGCCGTC encodes:
- a CDS encoding sterol desaturase family protein; this translates as MQIPMMDNLHFHVAVGITLFVDAVLLIFLSWAYRSPRFARFHIRKPMEMRVSQSNYRWTVGVIGLLSSSSTVVLIYGLAPFTISEATDTPWWLIALQFFGVLFVYDFAYYFMHRTMHHPKLMPLVHEIHHRVRVPSALESLYLSPVEMLAGLLLLMAVTWALGPIHWTAFVAVFFLYSTLHIVIHSGMTFPHPVFRVMNFLTLKHHRHHLNKHGHNFASVTPLPDIVFRTSV
- a CDS encoding FAD-dependent oxidoreductase, producing the protein MNRSSYDVVVVGAGPAGCGAALAHARKGASVLVVEADPRAAKRFAGEWLHPTGVEVLDALRVGRLEQARARAGYGFVIFPDDGSEPIEMPYTKGVALSAEHHAIVDAMRDALRAEDGVELLIGGRAVRVADGVVRIEEKKSGRATDIRAGRVIGADGRKSTVRESLGIQTVKAAPLSYMASVELRDVELPFEGFGHLILGGPGPALFYRIGDGLIRGCLDVPIALGPQARSLEALWDGFGPVVPEKMRPALRAALERGPSGWAINQFRPRALFGAGDVRLVGDAVGHVHPMTATGMTLGLLDAKALADTDSLEDYAKARRSYVPELLSNALYHCFRRDDPSATAIRRAMFETLRKEPRERRRTMDILAGTDQSRRSFGSAFLRIAARAIGGTLESDRPLSRLMSFGEWMQWPAALVVPSGLDASVRAQSSTTHPIPQLAKLTPTAAPVAPPEQHGGKSPALDVPLTPALERGSATLLRELERLAMQFGEVPDATLAGPALSCIRAITATRMRLGMAARMTLGRRRLATDGFPRLLDSEPHCRHLAELLLVLLDGAPWDEQPIPQLDEGVRALLDCQTESGGFARTHGVASSPGAAGELELTSLACRALDAVMRRGATDANLQRALDRAADWVVSLQGDDGDFGADLSRTAWALEALIAAGVHPGDPATRRAVRWLSAALDPSGDPVEAARAVRALLAAGVSSNEAIVSTARALASLEPTDWRVAREVVEALAACEVRRAERPQKRARRRKKGSDKSPIGPELKADWKFCRSALGEVSRTFARPIEMLPPKLEVAVSLGYLLCRIADTVEDHIAVPFEVKDELFVRLCAVLEEGADPAPFSAAFEQIEGDDAELRLARELPRVMRVYEAQDEATKKACARWVCEMARGMSLYTHRKPEADGVAALHTIPDLERYCYYVAGTVGHLLTDLFVDSIGEDPEGAIAIALRDHAEGFATGLQLTNILKDVTDDLARGVSFIPRTECSRQGFSVAMLADPKVRDRAHAAVSPVFDLAKERLDAALEYSLLIPSEHRQIRLFCLLPLWMAGRTLALGRGNDAMFEPELPVKITRGEVEALIAECMTLAEDDAALRTRYARLFEPARSAQSIR